From Rhodamnia argentea isolate NSW1041297 chromosome 10, ASM2092103v1, whole genome shotgun sequence, a single genomic window includes:
- the LOC115742749 gene encoding translocase of chloroplast 34, chloroplastic-like, which yields MASQLIREWVGIQQFPASTQTKLLDLLGKLKHENVSTLTILVMGKGGVGKSSTVNSIIGERVVAVSAFQSEGPRPVMISRSRAGFTLNIIDTPGLIEGGYVNDQTLEIIKRFLLDRTIDILLYVDRLDAYRVDNLDKQVIKAITDSFGKEIWRRALVVLTHAQLSPPDGLEYDLFFYKRSEALMKIVKLGARIRKQDTWGSSVPVVLVENSGRCNKNEDDEKILPDGTAWIPNLVKKMTDVALNGSKAILVDKKLIEGPNPNRRWKEFIPLIFALQYFFIIKPIQGAIKSDIAKEARPSWELRDVGAASRKF from the exons ATGGCGTCTCAATTGATCCGCGAATGGGTCGGAATTCAGCAATTCCCGGCTTCCACGCAGACGAAATTGCTCGACTTGCTCGGCAAACTCAAGCACGAG AACGTGAGCACCTTGACGATTCTTGTCATGGGGAAAGGAGGGGTTGGGAAGTCCTCCACCGTTAATTCCATAATCGGCGAAAGAGTTGTTGCTGTTAGTGCTTTCCAG TCGGAGGGGCCAAGACCCGTAATGATCTCACGCTCGAGGGCTGGGTTTACATTGAACATCATCGACACTCCTGGGCTCATTGAAGGAGGATATGTCAACGATCAAACCCTTGAAATCATAAAACG CTTCCTTTTGGACAGAACGATTGATATCCTCCTCTATGTGGACCGTTTGGATGCTTACCGGGTGGATAACTTGGACAAGCAGGTCATTAAAGCCATCACTGATAGCTTTGGTAAAGAAATTTGGCGCAGAGCGCTGGTTGTTCTTACGCATGCCCAACTTTCTCCACCGGATGGTTTGGAATATGATTTATTCTTCTATAAAAGATCGGAGGCTCTTATGAAGATTGTTAAGTTGGGCGCCCGGATTAGGAAGCAAGACACATGG GGGTCTTCTGTTCCTGTTGTTTTGGTTGAGAACAGTGGGAGATGCAACAaaaatgaggatgatgaaaag ATACTTCCAGATGGAACTGCTTGGATTCCTAACCTTgtgaaaaagatgacagatgtTGCGTTGAATGGAAGCAAGGCTATATTGGTGGACAAGAAATTGATTGAAGGGCCGAATCCCAATAGAAGATGGAAAGAATTTATCCCTTTGATTTTTGCACTCCAA tatttcttcatcatcaagcCAATTCAAGGGGCAATCAAGAGTGATATTGCTAAAGAGGCTAGACCATCATGGGAGTTGAGGGATGTAGGAGCGGCCTCTCGGAAGTTCTAA
- the LOC115742750 gene encoding superoxide dismutase [Fe] 2, chloroplastic isoform X4 yields MAATAAVSPPCALVPCQGLRGALVSTRNFHATKNQRQRGRAVAAPISAKFDLKPPPYPLDALEPHMSQDTISYHWGKHHRGYVENLNMQIVGTDLDGMSLEDIIILSYNKGDILPAFNNAAQIWNHDFFWESMVPNGGGKPSGDLLGLIERDFGSFENFSVKFRSAASTQFGSGWVWLAYKANRLNVGNASNPRPSDEDKKLVVVKSPNAVNPLVWDYLSRRADYVSMFMEKLVSWETVSARLEMAKAQVAEREREEEKRKYGEDNVNSSNEAVEMYLDSNIEDPAE; encoded by the exons ATGGCCGCAACTGCAGCTGTTTCACCGCCATGCGCCCTCGTACCTTGCCAAG GACTTCGTGGAGCTCTGGTTTCAACCCGTAACTTCCATGCCACAAAGAACCAG AGACAACGTGGAAGGGCTGTTGCTGCTCCAATTTCTGCTAAATTTGACCTGAAGCCTCCACCTTATCCGCTG GATGCTCTGGAGCCACACATGAGCCAGGACACGATCTCATATCATTGGGGAAAGCACCACCGGGGATATGTTGAAAATCTAAACATGCAAATAGTCGGGACTGACCTAGACGGGATGTCATTGGAGGACATTATCATTCTTTCATACAACAAGGGTGACATTCTTCCTGCTTTCAATAATGCCGCACAG ATATGGAATCATGACTTCTTTTGGGAATCAATGGTACCAAATGGTGGAGGAAAGCCATCTGGTGACCTTCTAGGACTGATTGAGAGAGATTTTggttcttttgaaaattttagtgtGAAATTCAGGTCAGCTGCATCTACACAATTTGGCTCAGGTTGGGTGTGGCTTGCAT ACAAAGCAAATAGGCTCAATGTCGGTAATGCTTCTAATCCACGCCCTTCCGATGAGGACAAGAAGCTAGTGGTGGTGAAGAGTCCCAATGCTGTGAATCCCCTTGTCTGGGATTATTTG AGTCGTCGAGCTGATTACGTATCAATGTTCATGGAGAAGCTAGTGTCATGGGAAACTGTGAGTGCCAGACTAGAGATGGCAAAGGCTCAAGTTGCTGAAAGAGAacgggaggaggagaagaggaaataTGGGGAAGACAATGTAAACTCCAGCAATGAAGCTGTTGAGATGTATCTGGATAGCAACATCGAGGATCCAGCGGAATGA
- the LOC115742750 gene encoding superoxide dismutase [Fe], chloroplastic isoform X3 translates to MAATAAVSPPCALVPCQGLRGALVSTRNFHATKNQRQRGRAVAAPISAKFDLKPPPYPLDALEPHMSQDTISYHWGKHHRGYVENLNMQIVGTDLDGMSLEDIIILSYNKGDILPAFNNAAQIWNHDFFWESMVPNGGGKPSGDLLGLIERDFGSFENFSVKFRSAASTQFGSGWVWLAYKANRLNVGNASNPRPSDEDKKLVVVKSPNAVNPLVWDYLPVLTIDVWESRRADYVSMFMEKLVSWETVSARLEMAKAQVAEREREEEKRKYGEDNVNSSNEAVEMYLDSNIEDPAE, encoded by the exons ATGGCCGCAACTGCAGCTGTTTCACCGCCATGCGCCCTCGTACCTTGCCAAG GACTTCGTGGAGCTCTGGTTTCAACCCGTAACTTCCATGCCACAAAGAACCAG AGACAACGTGGAAGGGCTGTTGCTGCTCCAATTTCTGCTAAATTTGACCTGAAGCCTCCACCTTATCCGCTG GATGCTCTGGAGCCACACATGAGCCAGGACACGATCTCATATCATTGGGGAAAGCACCACCGGGGATATGTTGAAAATCTAAACATGCAAATAGTCGGGACTGACCTAGACGGGATGTCATTGGAGGACATTATCATTCTTTCATACAACAAGGGTGACATTCTTCCTGCTTTCAATAATGCCGCACAG ATATGGAATCATGACTTCTTTTGGGAATCAATGGTACCAAATGGTGGAGGAAAGCCATCTGGTGACCTTCTAGGACTGATTGAGAGAGATTTTggttcttttgaaaattttagtgtGAAATTCAGGTCAGCTGCATCTACACAATTTGGCTCAGGTTGGGTGTGGCTTGCAT ACAAAGCAAATAGGCTCAATGTCGGTAATGCTTCTAATCCACGCCCTTCCGATGAGGACAAGAAGCTAGTGGTGGTGAAGAGTCCCAATGCTGTGAATCCCCTTGTCTGGGATTATTTG CCTGTTCTAACTATTGATGTCTGGGAG AGTCGTCGAGCTGATTACGTATCAATGTTCATGGAGAAGCTAGTGTCATGGGAAACTGTGAGTGCCAGACTAGAGATGGCAAAGGCTCAAGTTGCTGAAAGAGAacgggaggaggagaagaggaaataTGGGGAAGACAATGTAAACTCCAGCAATGAAGCTGTTGAGATGTATCTGGATAGCAACATCGAGGATCCAGCGGAATGA
- the LOC115742750 gene encoding superoxide dismutase [Fe], chloroplastic isoform X1, translating into MAATAAVSPPCALVPCQGLRGALVSTRNFHATKNQRQRGRAVAAPISAKFDLKPPPYPLDALEPHMSQDTISYHWGKHHRGYVENLNMQIVGTDLDGMSLEDIIILSYNKGDILPAFNNAAQIWNHDFFWESMVPNGGGKPSGDLLGLIERDFGSFENFSVKFRSAASTQFGSGWVWLAYKANRLNVGNASNPRPSDEDKKLVVVKSPNAVNPLVWDYLPVLTIDVWEGPKCISFIFSQSRRADYVSMFMEKLVSWETVSARLEMAKAQVAEREREEEKRKYGEDNVNSSNEAVEMYLDSNIEDPAE; encoded by the exons ATGGCCGCAACTGCAGCTGTTTCACCGCCATGCGCCCTCGTACCTTGCCAAG GACTTCGTGGAGCTCTGGTTTCAACCCGTAACTTCCATGCCACAAAGAACCAG AGACAACGTGGAAGGGCTGTTGCTGCTCCAATTTCTGCTAAATTTGACCTGAAGCCTCCACCTTATCCGCTG GATGCTCTGGAGCCACACATGAGCCAGGACACGATCTCATATCATTGGGGAAAGCACCACCGGGGATATGTTGAAAATCTAAACATGCAAATAGTCGGGACTGACCTAGACGGGATGTCATTGGAGGACATTATCATTCTTTCATACAACAAGGGTGACATTCTTCCTGCTTTCAATAATGCCGCACAG ATATGGAATCATGACTTCTTTTGGGAATCAATGGTACCAAATGGTGGAGGAAAGCCATCTGGTGACCTTCTAGGACTGATTGAGAGAGATTTTggttcttttgaaaattttagtgtGAAATTCAGGTCAGCTGCATCTACACAATTTGGCTCAGGTTGGGTGTGGCTTGCAT ACAAAGCAAATAGGCTCAATGTCGGTAATGCTTCTAATCCACGCCCTTCCGATGAGGACAAGAAGCTAGTGGTGGTGAAGAGTCCCAATGCTGTGAATCCCCTTGTCTGGGATTATTTG CCTGTTCTAACTATTGATGTCTGGGAG GGGCCTAAGTGCATCAGTTTCATCTTTTCACAGAGTCGTCGAGCTGATTACGTATCAATGTTCATGGAGAAGCTAGTGTCATGGGAAACTGTGAGTGCCAGACTAGAGATGGCAAAGGCTCAAGTTGCTGAAAGAGAacgggaggaggagaagaggaaataTGGGGAAGACAATGTAAACTCCAGCAATGAAGCTGTTGAGATGTATCTGGATAGCAACATCGAGGATCCAGCGGAATGA
- the LOC115742750 gene encoding superoxide dismutase [Fe], chloroplastic isoform X2, with amino-acid sequence MAATAAVSPPCALVPCQGLRGALVSTRNFHATKNQRQRGRAVAAPISAKFDLKPPPYPLDALEPHMSQDTISYHWGKHHRGYVENLNMQIVGTDLDGMSLEDIIILSYNKGDILPAFNNAAQIWNHDFFWESMVPNGGGKPSGDLLGLIERDFGSFENFSVKFRSAASTQFGSGWVWLAYKANRLNVGNASNPRPSDEDKKLVVVKSPNAVNPLVWDYLPVLTIDVWEHAYDLDYQSRRADYVSMFMEKLVSWETVSARLEMAKAQVAEREREEEKRKYGEDNVNSSNEAVEMYLDSNIEDPAE; translated from the exons ATGGCCGCAACTGCAGCTGTTTCACCGCCATGCGCCCTCGTACCTTGCCAAG GACTTCGTGGAGCTCTGGTTTCAACCCGTAACTTCCATGCCACAAAGAACCAG AGACAACGTGGAAGGGCTGTTGCTGCTCCAATTTCTGCTAAATTTGACCTGAAGCCTCCACCTTATCCGCTG GATGCTCTGGAGCCACACATGAGCCAGGACACGATCTCATATCATTGGGGAAAGCACCACCGGGGATATGTTGAAAATCTAAACATGCAAATAGTCGGGACTGACCTAGACGGGATGTCATTGGAGGACATTATCATTCTTTCATACAACAAGGGTGACATTCTTCCTGCTTTCAATAATGCCGCACAG ATATGGAATCATGACTTCTTTTGGGAATCAATGGTACCAAATGGTGGAGGAAAGCCATCTGGTGACCTTCTAGGACTGATTGAGAGAGATTTTggttcttttgaaaattttagtgtGAAATTCAGGTCAGCTGCATCTACACAATTTGGCTCAGGTTGGGTGTGGCTTGCAT ACAAAGCAAATAGGCTCAATGTCGGTAATGCTTCTAATCCACGCCCTTCCGATGAGGACAAGAAGCTAGTGGTGGTGAAGAGTCCCAATGCTGTGAATCCCCTTGTCTGGGATTATTTG CCTGTTCTAACTATTGATGTCTGGGAG CATGCCTACGACCTTGATTATCAG AGTCGTCGAGCTGATTACGTATCAATGTTCATGGAGAAGCTAGTGTCATGGGAAACTGTGAGTGCCAGACTAGAGATGGCAAAGGCTCAAGTTGCTGAAAGAGAacgggaggaggagaagaggaaataTGGGGAAGACAATGTAAACTCCAGCAATGAAGCTGTTGAGATGTATCTGGATAGCAACATCGAGGATCCAGCGGAATGA
- the LOC125312484 gene encoding probable pterin-4-alpha-carbinolamine dehydratase, chloroplastic has translation MAATTPTHLSFCLHRPTLSSPSHPRLLRRPHLLELRPPTPGRLAVRTHATGSDLLGDFGARDPFPAELESGFGDKVLGNLNTEHKILIPVASALSLAEQDFSPVSPLQSPMSLDDAQKLLKKVVGWRLLEEESGLKLQCLWKLRDFKCGVELINRIYNVVEPAGHFPSLHLEQPNQVRAELWTSSIGGLSMNDFIVAAKIDKIKTSDLAPKKRVWA, from the exons ATGGCCGCCACCACCCCAACCCACCTCTCATTCTGTCTGCATCGCCctactctttcttctccttctcatcCCCGTCTTCTTCGGCGCCCTCATCTCCTTGAGCTCCGACCCCCGACCCCGGGCCGCCTCGCCGTGAGGACGCACGCTACGGGATCGGACTTGCTGGGCGATTTCGGGGCGAGGGACCCTTTCCCGGCGGAGCTAGAGAGCGGTTTCGGAGATAAGGTCCTGGGTAACCTCAACACCGAGCACAAGATCTTGATCCCCGTTGCCTCCGCTCTCTCTCTTGCCGAGCAGGATTTTTCCCCTGTTTCCCCTCTCCAGTCCCCCATGTCCCTCGACGACGCCCAGAAGCTCCTCAAGAAG GTTGTTGGGTGGAGACTGTTGGAAGAAGAAAGCGGGCTTAAACTACAGTGCTTGTGGAAGCTGAGGGATTTTAAATGTGGGGTTGAGCTGATTAACCGGATTTATAACGTGGTCGAACCTGCTGGTCACTTCCCAAGTTTGCACTTGGAGCAACCCAATCAAGTTAGAGCTGAATTGTGGACTTCTTCCATTG GGGGTTTGAGCATGAATGATTTCATCGTAGCTGCTAAAATTGACAAGATCAAAACATCAGATCTGGCACCTAAGAAGAGAGTATGGGCATAA
- the LOC115742747 gene encoding metacaspase-1-like isoform X2: MLLVDCSNCHTPLQLPPGAPSIRCALCHAVTLVADPRSLPPSSSHSSSFHHHHHHGGHRYPPPPPHAPPGPPPPAHGGKRALICGISYRNTRDELKGCVNDAKCMKFLLINRFKFPESSILVLTEDERDPLRRPTKQNMRMAFHWLVQGCRPGDSLVFHFSGHGSQQRDRDGDEVDGFDETLCPSDFRTQGMIVDDEINATIVRPLPRGVKLHAIIDSCHSGTVLDLPFLCRMDRRGQYIWEDHRPRSGVWKGTSGGEVISFSGCDDNQTSADTSALSQVTSTGAMTYSFIQAIERGHAATYGSMLTAMRSTIRNTGDELEGGLVTSLITMLLTGGNLSTRLRQEPQLTANERFDVYTKPFSL; the protein is encoded by the exons ATGTTGCTGGTCGACTGCTCCAACTGCCACACGCCATTGCAGTTGCCACCAGGTGCTCCCTCCATCCGCTGCGCCCTCTGTCACGCCGTCACCCTCGTCGCCGATCCTCGCTCCCtgcctccctcctcctcccacTCGTCCTccttccaccaccaccaccac cacGGTGGTCACCgctatcctcctcctcctccgcacGCTCCGCCGGGCCCCCCTCCCCCGGCTCACGGCGGGAAGCGAGCTCTGATATGTGGCATCTCGTACAGGAACACCCGGGACGAGCTCAAGGGCTGCGTCAACGACGCCAAGTGCATGAAGTTCTTGTTGATCAATCGCTTCAAGTTCCCCGAGTCCTCCATCCTCGTGCTCACCG AAGATGAGCGTGATCCTTTGAGGCGTCCGACCAAGCAGAACATGAGAATGGCGTTCCATTGGCTTGTCCAAGGTTGCAGGCCTGGGGATTCTTTGGTATTCCATTTCTCTGGTCATGGATCCCAGCAGAGGGACCGTGACGGCGACGAGGTGGATGGTTTCGATGAAACGCTCTGCCCTTCAGATTTTAGGACCCAAGGCATGATCGTCGATGATGAGATCAATGCAACAATCGTCAGGCCTCTTCCTCGTGGGGTTAAGCTTCATGCCATCATTGATTCTTGTCACAGTGGCACTGTGTTAGATTTACCCTTTCTCTGTCGAATGGACAG AAGAGGTCAGTATATCTGGGAGGACCATAGGCCTCGTTCAGGAGTATGGAAAGGGACAAGTGGGGGAGAAGTGATTTCTTTTAGCGGCTGTGATGACAATCAAACTTCTGCCGATACTTCG GCTCTTTCCCAGGTTACATCAACGGGTGCTATGACTTATTCCTTCATCCAAGCCATTGAGCGTGGACATGCCGCCACATATGGGAGCATGCTGACTGCGATGCGGTCTACCATTCGGAACACCGGCGATGAACTTGAGGGTGGACTTGTAACTTCTCTCATCACGATGCTTTTGACTGGTGGGAACCTCAGCACACGACTAAGACAG GAACCTCAATTAACTGCGAATGAGCGATTCGATGTGTACACAAAGCCCTTCTCTTTGTAG
- the LOC115742747 gene encoding metacaspase-1-like isoform X3: protein MLLVDCSNCHTPLQLPPGAPSIRCALCHAVTLVADPRSLPPSSSHSSSFHHHHGHRYPPPPPHAPPGPPPPAHGGKRALICGISYRNTRDELKGCVNDAKCMKFLLINRFKFPESSILVLTEDERDPLRRPTKQNMRMAFHWLVQGCRPGDSLVFHFSGHGSQQRDRDGDEVDGFDETLCPSDFRTQGMIVDDEINATIVRPLPRGVKLHAIIDSCHSGTVLDLPFLCRMDRRGQYIWEDHRPRSGVWKGTSGGEVISFSGCDDNQTSADTSALSQVTSTGAMTYSFIQAIERGHAATYGSMLTAMRSTIRNTGDELEGGLVTSLITMLLTGGNLSTRLRQEPQLTANERFDVYTKPFSL, encoded by the exons ATGTTGCTGGTCGACTGCTCCAACTGCCACACGCCATTGCAGTTGCCACCAGGTGCTCCCTCCATCCGCTGCGCCCTCTGTCACGCCGTCACCCTCGTCGCCGATCCTCGCTCCCtgcctccctcctcctcccacTCGTCCTccttccaccaccaccac GGTCACCgctatcctcctcctcctccgcacGCTCCGCCGGGCCCCCCTCCCCCGGCTCACGGCGGGAAGCGAGCTCTGATATGTGGCATCTCGTACAGGAACACCCGGGACGAGCTCAAGGGCTGCGTCAACGACGCCAAGTGCATGAAGTTCTTGTTGATCAATCGCTTCAAGTTCCCCGAGTCCTCCATCCTCGTGCTCACCG AAGATGAGCGTGATCCTTTGAGGCGTCCGACCAAGCAGAACATGAGAATGGCGTTCCATTGGCTTGTCCAAGGTTGCAGGCCTGGGGATTCTTTGGTATTCCATTTCTCTGGTCATGGATCCCAGCAGAGGGACCGTGACGGCGACGAGGTGGATGGTTTCGATGAAACGCTCTGCCCTTCAGATTTTAGGACCCAAGGCATGATCGTCGATGATGAGATCAATGCAACAATCGTCAGGCCTCTTCCTCGTGGGGTTAAGCTTCATGCCATCATTGATTCTTGTCACAGTGGCACTGTGTTAGATTTACCCTTTCTCTGTCGAATGGACAG AAGAGGTCAGTATATCTGGGAGGACCATAGGCCTCGTTCAGGAGTATGGAAAGGGACAAGTGGGGGAGAAGTGATTTCTTTTAGCGGCTGTGATGACAATCAAACTTCTGCCGATACTTCG GCTCTTTCCCAGGTTACATCAACGGGTGCTATGACTTATTCCTTCATCCAAGCCATTGAGCGTGGACATGCCGCCACATATGGGAGCATGCTGACTGCGATGCGGTCTACCATTCGGAACACCGGCGATGAACTTGAGGGTGGACTTGTAACTTCTCTCATCACGATGCTTTTGACTGGTGGGAACCTCAGCACACGACTAAGACAG GAACCTCAATTAACTGCGAATGAGCGATTCGATGTGTACACAAAGCCCTTCTCTTTGTAG
- the LOC115742747 gene encoding metacaspase-1-like isoform X1, with product MLLVDCSNCHTPLQLPPGAPSIRCALCHAVTLVADPRSLPPSSSHSSSFHHHHHGHHYPPPPPPPPPHGGHRYPPPPPHAPPGPPPPAHGGKRALICGISYRNTRDELKGCVNDAKCMKFLLINRFKFPESSILVLTEDERDPLRRPTKQNMRMAFHWLVQGCRPGDSLVFHFSGHGSQQRDRDGDEVDGFDETLCPSDFRTQGMIVDDEINATIVRPLPRGVKLHAIIDSCHSGTVLDLPFLCRMDRRGQYIWEDHRPRSGVWKGTSGGEVISFSGCDDNQTSADTSALSQVTSTGAMTYSFIQAIERGHAATYGSMLTAMRSTIRNTGDELEGGLVTSLITMLLTGGNLSTRLRQEPQLTANERFDVYTKPFSL from the exons ATGTTGCTGGTCGACTGCTCCAACTGCCACACGCCATTGCAGTTGCCACCAGGTGCTCCCTCCATCCGCTGCGCCCTCTGTCACGCCGTCACCCTCGTCGCCGATCCTCGCTCCCtgcctccctcctcctcccacTCGTCCTccttccaccaccaccaccacggtCACCactatcctcctcctcctcctcctcctcctccgcacGGTGGTCACCgctatcctcctcctcctccgcacGCTCCGCCGGGCCCCCCTCCCCCGGCTCACGGCGGGAAGCGAGCTCTGATATGTGGCATCTCGTACAGGAACACCCGGGACGAGCTCAAGGGCTGCGTCAACGACGCCAAGTGCATGAAGTTCTTGTTGATCAATCGCTTCAAGTTCCCCGAGTCCTCCATCCTCGTGCTCACCG AAGATGAGCGTGATCCTTTGAGGCGTCCGACCAAGCAGAACATGAGAATGGCGTTCCATTGGCTTGTCCAAGGTTGCAGGCCTGGGGATTCTTTGGTATTCCATTTCTCTGGTCATGGATCCCAGCAGAGGGACCGTGACGGCGACGAGGTGGATGGTTTCGATGAAACGCTCTGCCCTTCAGATTTTAGGACCCAAGGCATGATCGTCGATGATGAGATCAATGCAACAATCGTCAGGCCTCTTCCTCGTGGGGTTAAGCTTCATGCCATCATTGATTCTTGTCACAGTGGCACTGTGTTAGATTTACCCTTTCTCTGTCGAATGGACAG AAGAGGTCAGTATATCTGGGAGGACCATAGGCCTCGTTCAGGAGTATGGAAAGGGACAAGTGGGGGAGAAGTGATTTCTTTTAGCGGCTGTGATGACAATCAAACTTCTGCCGATACTTCG GCTCTTTCCCAGGTTACATCAACGGGTGCTATGACTTATTCCTTCATCCAAGCCATTGAGCGTGGACATGCCGCCACATATGGGAGCATGCTGACTGCGATGCGGTCTACCATTCGGAACACCGGCGATGAACTTGAGGGTGGACTTGTAACTTCTCTCATCACGATGCTTTTGACTGGTGGGAACCTCAGCACACGACTAAGACAG GAACCTCAATTAACTGCGAATGAGCGATTCGATGTGTACACAAAGCCCTTCTCTTTGTAG
- the LOC115742800 gene encoding RPM1-interacting protein 4-like, whose translation MALLTFGNWEDTDTVPYTTYFERARKGKPKWRRLPGIHRKLQSQRQQCQSTSTTEVEMKLSEEGSVTTLHQDPSCPLEVRTFLHFVAMWLEPIGSDSRVLFYQPNHCTTIPKLGDWDETNLSSADGYTHGFNRVVEEKKGAARTTPATATETPHSNDQHLLAHTRSDVSTGGLKKQMLCIH comes from the exons ATGGCG TTGCTGACATTTGGAAACTGGGAAGACACAGATACCGTTCCTTATACAACCTACTTTGAGAgagcaagaaaaggaaaacccaaATG GAGGAGGTTGCCCGGGATTCACAGAAAGTTGCAGAGCCAGAGACAGCAATGCCAAAGCACAAGCACTACCGAAGTGGAGATGAAGCTGAGCGAAGAAGGCTCAGTGACTACCCTGCATCAAGACCCTAG TTGCCCTCTAGAAGTCAGAACGTTCCTGCATTTTGTTGCTATGTGGCTTGAACCAATTGGTTCTGATTCTCGTGTTCTGTTTTATCAGCCTAATCACTGTACAACCATTCCTAAACTCGGAGATTGGGACGAGACAAACCTTTCGTCAGCCGATGGATACACGCATGGATTTAATCGTGTTGTGGAGGAAAAGAAGGGTGCCGCAAGAACAACACCAGCGACTGCAACCGAGACCCCTCATTCCAATGATCAGCATTTGCTTGCTCATACAAGGTCCGATGTATCGACAGGAGGGTTGAAGAAACAAATGTTGTGCATTCATTAG